The window GCCTCGGTTTATCTTGTTTGTCCATAATTGTTTGCAGGGCTCCACATCCCCACCCCTTTAGAATAGagattccttgaggacaggagccTTTCTTTGACCCCCTGTATTTagtacagtgtttggcacatagtaggtagatacttaacaaatgcttattgactttatTGGTGCTGGTGGAGTAGGAATGCCCAGCTAAGGCCTCCCAAGGAAATAGAGATAGCCAGTTCCAATGAAATGAGGCTGCTTTGGTGGTCGTGTGAAGGAAGAGACTGCTGGTATGGTGGGCTAgcaaggccaaaaaaaaaaagccaaaacaaacaGCTCCTGGGGACTACTGACTGCATCTTTAAGTTCTGCAGCCTATAACCCATGCTTGCCTCACTAGGTAGGAAGCCCAGTAACTGTTCTTCCCTCTATGCAGAAAGATCACCAAGCTTAAAAGCATATGTTTTTACAGTAGTGGTGGTGGGTGATGAAAGAGCAGTATCCCcaaaatgaggaaacaagattTGGATAGGGGAAATGATTGTCCAATTAATCACATGTTTGTtatatactaagtgctggggatctTGCCCCAAAAGGCACAGCTTTTAGGGGCTTACCTTAGGGGAGACAGTCTACCTAATTAGGCACATATCAGCGTATGGAAGGCAATTTTAAGCAGTAGATATTAAAGATCTACTGGGTACCAACCAAGTGACAGCCCTGAGCCAGGATTCTGAGCAAATGTCTGTCTCCTGTTAAAATACAGAttacagggatcctcaaactttttaaatagggggccagttcactgtctctcagactgttggagggctggactatagtaaaaataaaaactgttttgtgggcctttaaataaagaaacttcatagccctgggggagggataatcatcctcagctgccgcatctggtctgcggccgtagtttgaggacccctagatTAGACCTTAGAAATCAGTTAGTCCAAGAAGACCAGCCTGGAGAGGAGATGACATACTTAAATACCTGGCCAAGTGGTTTTAATGAGGATAAAGTGTTAAATTTGTAGGGGGAGGGAAGGGTGGCTTTCCCATTGAGGATGATGCTAAGCCTGAGGATTACAAGTTGAATTGCTTCTTGTGTGCTGGGCACACTGTTAGGCCCACAGTGTGGGTagggtattttttaaaaggctaagTAGCAGGGCCAAGACAAACACTGAAAGTGGGATGAAGGGGAAGTCCAAACGTCCAGGTAATTGGATCTTCTTAAACTCGATATAGAATCAGGATCTTCCATTCAGCCCTGGGAGGGATCCTAATCTAGccaattccattttacagatgaggaaactgaagtccaaggaGGGTAACCTCTGTGCCCAGAGTTACACGTAGAGTGAGAAGCGGAGCCCAAGAACTGATcccaaatgtttttgttgttcagtcatgctcAGACTCTTGAGGATcccattagggattttcttggccaaaacactcgagtactttgccatttccttctccagcacattttccagatgaggaaacaggccatCGGGGAAGTGGCTTGCCCGGGGTCAccctgctagtaagtgtctgaggccatgcTTGAACTGGGGAAGAGGAGCTTTCCTGACTAGCCTCGGCCTTCTGTCCACTGCTTCCAGCCTCAAATGGAATTCACCCATTTTGTGGGCAAGAAAGGTGAAGGAGATCTGGAGGGGGAAACTACTTCTTCCTGCGACCTTAGGTTACTAAGTCCCTCTGGACGGGCCATTGTTTCTTGACCTTTGAAGGAAGGAGTGCAGCTTCAGGTGGCGTGATCCTCAGGGGTCACCCACGGGCAggaaatatagggattgggattcCGCTTCACTCCCAATGCTCCCATCCCCCAACACCTCTGAATCACGATGTTGttaatggggaaggggagagaataagCATCTATAGGGTTCTGGGAAATCAAGGCGTGCTCTGTTCACTtgtgttttttatcttttccgtGGTTTTtctgttctgattcttctctctcaacataattcataaaaatgtgtattaaaaacaaactatAGGGCGCTGCGGCTGTGTTAAGTGCGTTACAAATAAGCGCCTGCCCAGGGAGGCAGAGGAAGTTGTTATTACTTCTCCCCCCCTTTCTAACAGATGGGAAAttaaggttcagtgacttgcccagactcacaaaGCCGGTAAAGTCCCTTTTGAATCCTGGTGTTAcagttattgatattttatttcccGCCAGGTAAAACACTTTCCAACCCTggtttttaaaactctgagttcCGGATTCTCTGGCTCTCGCCGAGAAGGCGCGAGTGAATCCGAACATTCCCCCCTATAGGAGAAGGCCGGGGTTTGGGGCCTCTGGCGCGAGCTGAGACTCCGGGCCggaccctgcctgcctcagtttcccccccaGCACCTACCCGGAGGGGCGCTCATCAGCGCCGGGCACGCCCCCCTCCCGCTTCCCTTAGCAAACGCTTGCTCCCGGGCGGGCAGCTTTGACAGCCGCATTGCGCCCCGCGCCCATTATGCCATCTAGGCCTCGCGGCCGCGCCGGGCCCCATTTCGCGGAGGGCCACAGGCTTGCGCGCCGAGCCTGCCGCGGCTGAGAGGGGCCCGGGCCCGAGCTCCGGAGCCTCGCCCCGGGCAGGGCGGCCcgaggaggggggggagggggcggtcCGGACGCTCAGGGTCGGGCCTCGGGTCTCGGGCCGGCGCGGGGGAGGAGTCAGAGCGGCCCCGGGGCCCTGCCCGGGGTGAGGGCGGCCCCAGAAGGGGGAGCCCGGCTCGGGCGCTCAGGGTCGGGCCTCGGGCCTTCGGGCGCAGCGCCGGGTCTCGGGCCGGCGCGGGGGAGGAGTCAGGGCGGCCCGAGGGGGGGGGGCCCGGCTCGGACGCTCAGGGTCGGGCCTCGGGTCTCGGGCCGGCGCGGGGGAGGAGTCAGAGCGGCCCCGGGGCCCTGCCCGGGGTGAGGGCGGCCCCAGGAGGGGAGGCCCGGCTCGGACGCTCAGGGCCCGGCCTCGGGCGCAGCGCCGGGACTGGGAGCGCCGCGTGGGACCGGCCGCGGCGCGCGCCGGGGCCGCTCTGACTCCGCCCCCgcgccccggccccggcccggccccgcccccgaTCCAGGCCCGGCCCCGCCCTGCCCCGCCCCCCGGCCCTCTCCATAGTTACGGCGCTGTGGGGGCGGCGGCGGCGTGGCGGCCATCTTGGCGGCGGAGCGATGAGCGGTTCGAACCCgaaggcggcggcggcggctgcagcGGCTGCGGCGGGGCCGGGGCCCGGGGCTCTGGGGGGAACCAAGGACGAGAAGAAGAAGCCCGGTGGCGGCGTCCTGAACCGGCTCAAGGCCCGGCGCCAGCCGCCGTCCGCCGCCCACCACCATCCCGCGGACGGCGGCGGCAGCGGCTCTGGGAGGCCCGAGGCCAGGCGGGTCCCGCCGGTCACGGAGCAGGAGCTGCTGGCGCTGGAGACCATCCGGCCCGAGCACGTCCTGCGCCTGAGCCGCGTCACGGAGAGTGAGTCTGcccgggggggggcggggagcggGGCCCGGGCCCGGAcgggccctcccctcccccatcgccgaccccccccctcccccgtcaccgaccccccctcccccatcaccGACCCCCTCCTCAAAACGGGGCTCGGGCGGCCCTTCAGcgcggccccctcccccccatctcttGGGCCTTGTcttactctcccctccccctcccccggcccGGATCCTCACGCCCAGGGCCATCCCTCAAAAACTGCAAGATGGGGGGGGCTCGGGAGCCTCGCCCCGGGGCCTTACGGGCTGCGGATTGTTGGGGGGTCGCTCCCTACTCCCCTGCGCTaccgccccctccccctcccggcTGGTTCTCCCAGCGGCTGCTGGGGGAGGGGTCTCTCCGCCCAGGCCGTGAGCCCATCCCGCCCCCGGGTTCTGCCCCCTGCTCTCCCCGGCCTCAGTGGCTGgcaccccctcccctcccccccagggccGGCGCTCTCGGACCAGGGCCTCTCTTGGGCCTGTAACGGGCCTGGGGACGGATTAGTGACGGTCTCCCCTTTTCGCTTCCCTTTATGAGCGGGCGGCGCGACTCCCTCCGCCTGGCCCCCTTTCCACCAGGCTGGGCAGAAGCCCCCCCCTCCCTGAGGCAGACGGGCTTCCAGGAGGTGCCACAGGGCCTGAAGTCTCTGCCCCAGGGCggccggggggggggagggggaaggggccACAGGACGGCAGAGGGAGGGACCAGTTAGACCCCCCCCTGAGGCCTGGGTTTTATCTGCCCCctggtttgttttgctttgttttgctttgcccGGGGGGAGAAGGGGGTGGGCCTGCTGTTTGCACACGACGGGGGAGCTGAATGGGGCCACCTTTTTGGCCAGCCCCGCTCCCGCAGGGCCCGCGCTTGTCAGGCCCCTGCTGTGGGTCAGGTGCATCATTGCAGGGCCACCGGCGGACCCTGGCTCTGGGGCGGGTACAGAGGAGATTATGAGCTCAGTGACATCCAGGAGATGTTGGAGGGACCAATGGAGGAAGTCCCAGGGCAAGTTGCCGGGGTGACTAGCTCTGGTGTGTTCTAGGAGTTCTCAGGTGGGCAGGGAATCTCCCCCTGgctccttcccaccttccttctGGGCCATTCCATAAGGATgactttcctttaaaaagaggaaaagaagccCTTGGAGGAGAAATGGTGTGTTAATTAATTCAGAAAACCAACCCAGAGACTCTTTTAAATGTTGTGTGGATTTAGGGCCTCCAAATGGGAAGCTCCTGCCCATTCCCGTGAGAGCTCTCCCGGGGAAAGTCCCAGGCCAGGCTCTCTGGTCCTGGGAGGCCTGCGAGACCCAGGCCCGAATTCCCTCTCAGCGCCCCCCGGCCCAGTCACTGGCCTTTCTCAGGGTCTCAGTAAATAAGAGGTCGGATTCCATGGCTTCTGACGCTGTGAGCCTGTCAATGCCATCAGTAGCCGGGTGAGAGGGAAATTTTAAGAATCTGgacctccttctccttttcagaCTATCTTTGCAGACCCGAGGACAACATCTACAGTATTGATTTTACCCGATTTAAAATACGTGATTTGGAAACAGGGACGGTGCTCTTTGAAATTGCCAAGCCTTCTGCTTCAGGTAGGCTCCCCAGCCTTGGGGGGAAGCCCTTTGCCTGAGCTTAGGGCCCGTGTGGGAGGCCACAGATAGGGGAGAGCCTGTTCTTCTAGCCGCCTTTTTTCCAGCTCCTCATCGTTTGGGAATGTCTAGGGTAGTTGCCTCCCACCTGGGCCGAGGCAGTACCGGGTTCTCAGTGCCAATGCCATTGAGTGGTCCGGAAGTCTGAAACTAGGTTGTCTTGGGGGGAGGATCCCATTTCTCCTCAGAGGGACATTTCTAGCAAGGCCACTGTAATCGGTCAGGGTCACACTGGAAGGTCATTCTCCTCCCTTGactttctttcctttgctctctTCCCCCTCAAATGTTTTCAGGGATTGTTTTGTCCCATATCTAAGTTTTTGGCCCAACTCTCCAGCCCCATCTTGGGATCCCCCTGGTTCTTCAGGATCAGTCCAGGATGGGAACTCCCCAGGAGGCTTAAGGACGTGGCCCGGGGACccctttcctttgtttcctttggCTGAAGGCCTTTGGTTCATTTAGCGGGACAGTTGAGCCTGTGACCCAGCTGTGCTTCTGTCGTTCCCCAGACTCATCCCCGACCCTCACTCCCGAGTGGTCCTCACCTCCTTTGTCCCCTTTTTCCCTTGCCTCTCTCAGaccaagaggaggaggaggaggaagaaagcgGAGAGGTAGACACCAGTGCAGGACGTTTTGTTCGCTATCAGTTCACGCCCGCATTTCTCCGACTCCGAACGGTTGGGGCCACGTGAGTACGAGGAGATCCTGATGGGAGGGCACTGTGGCGGTACAGAGAGAGCCCCCGTGGTCCCTTCCTGAGTGCCGGGGGGCCGGGGCAGGCTAGGCCCTCCTCGAGCAGAGGGGGTATTTACAGAGGTGTCTCTTTCAGGGTGGAGTTCACTGTAGGAGACAAGCCAGTATCTAACTTCCGAATGATTGAACGGCACTATTTTCGGGAGCGTTTGCTGAAAAACTTTGACTTTGATTTTGGCTTCTGCATCCCCAGTAGCAGGAATACATGTGAACATATCTATGAGTTTCCTCAGCTCTCCGAGGATGTCAGtatgtatttccttccttctgttattCTCTGCCCTTCACTTTATATAGGGGGATAGGGAGACCCGGAGGGACCCCGAGTGGACAGGTCCCTTCCTAGCTGCCCCACCCCCAAGGCAAGCCCAGCACCTCCTGTGCTCTCTGGGTCTCTCAAGCACTTGGCCCAGTGCCCGGCACCTGTTGTTGCCCTTCAGTCACGTCCGACTCTTTGGGACGTTTCTCAGGGCAGGAAGGCAGACGGAGGTTAAAGGGCTGTCCCGACTCCACCGCCTGCACCCCTGGAACCATCATTGGTAGTCAGGCCCTTAGGAGTAGAGCCGAGCCGGGCATTGAGGGCCGAGCCAGGTCCTGCCCTCTGGCCTCCGGGAAGCCGGCATTGGCCAATGGGAGGGACTTCAGATTGCTACATGTGTTCTAACAAGAATCCAGTCTGAGGTGGTGGGGAGGGCACTTGGAGGGAGGAACAGCCTGTGTTCAAGACCTACCAGAAACCCGGGCCAGATCTGATTGGCCAAGGGCCTGAGATCCAGACAAAGCAGTGCGAGTTGTTCTAGGAAGTACTAGGCAGTTCCCGATTGCTCCTGAGCAGGGGAGTGAGGGCCTGGAGGGCAGGGCCCCGGAGCACGTTCCGGCTGCCAGGAGCTAACGTTTGCGTAGTGCTTCCGAGTGGGCAAAGCACTTTGTATTTCACATCCCCCTGCGTGTCGGCATtagccccatttcacagatgaggaagctgagccaCACGCGGCTTAGAGGTGGCCGAGACAGGATTTTACCTCGGGGTTTGCTGGGCTCCAAGATCCttggacagagagagaagggggcgGCTGCTCAGAGCTGATGGGAGGAAGTCGGGGTCCAGGAGGATTCCCGGTCTAGGCAGCCGAGTGCCGGGAGGATCAGGGCACGAGAGAAGCGCTGGGCCTCAGACCTCTCTGTGAACGGCTAGGCGTGTTCCTTGTGCTTAGTGCCTTGTAACAAGGCTCGTGAGGATCAGGGGAGAGGAGCCTAAAGGCTGTTCAGTGTCGGCTCCTCACTCTGCCCTGATTGGCTGCTGCGACTTCTCCCTTTCTGTGGGGCTCGCGGGCCAGAGGTGTGACTCAATTTCCCTTGTCCTCTGGTGTGAATGAAGAAGGGGTTAGCCCCGTGGTCAGGCTTCCACTGGAACACACAGATGTCTTGAGCCAGGCTCCCTGTGCAGCAGGAGGGAGAAGGTGGGAGGAGGCTTCGGCCTTGGTCCTCCCCTGAGAACAC of the Sarcophilus harrisii chromosome 1, mSarHar1.11, whole genome shotgun sequence genome contains:
- the UNC119B gene encoding protein unc-119 homolog B; the protein is MSGSNPKAAAAAAAAAAGPGPGALGGTKDEKKKPGGGVLNRLKARRQPPSAAHHHPADGGGSGSGRPEARRVPPVTEQELLALETIRPEHVLRLSRVTENYLCRPEDNIYSIDFTRFKIRDLETGTVLFEIAKPSASDQEEEEEEESGEVDTSAGRFVRYQFTPAFLRLRTVGATVEFTVGDKPVSNFRMIERHYFRERLLKNFDFDFGFCIPSSRNTCEHIYEFPQLSEDVIRLMVEHPYETRSDSFYFVDNKLIMHNKADYAYNGGQ